Proteins encoded by one window of Lycium barbarum isolate Lr01 chromosome 11, ASM1917538v2, whole genome shotgun sequence:
- the LOC132617858 gene encoding E3 ubiquitin-protein ligase ATL41-like — protein sequence MYPINSPTLKQLLTGHSATAMGFDDDTEDHPFFHRKSKYDLNSKIMLTAIISLSIVVFFVSLLHIYARCVLRRQTRRRAALQRVSIITSVAQVEPPKTGLDPSIIASLPIFIFKQNDHIENNSIECTVCLSILENEETVRTLPNCKHIFHAECIDKWLGSHSTCPICRTEAEPWLLPEPREGVVGRIPPSAPPHDGGNSNTIAINMEGMIFSDCGLAQPSSSAAAKISGSSSRLGSFRRMLSREKSSRRIQVQSCGTEDDVNDLERVIIVH from the coding sequence ATGTACCCAATAAACTCTCCTACTCTCAAACAACTCCTCACAGGCCACAGTGCAACAGCAATGGGCTTTGACGATGATACTGAAGATCACCCATTTTTTCATCGAAAAAGCAAATATGATCTTAACAGCAAGATCATGTTAACAGCTATAATTTCATTATCTATAGTTGTTTTCTTCGTTAGTCTCCTCCATATATACGCAAGGTGCGTACTTAGACGCCAGACTCGACGTAGGGCGGCGCTTCAGCGCGTCAGCATCATCACCAGCGTCGCCCAGGTCGAGCCCCCTAAAACGGGGCTCGACCCATCCATCATAGCGTCACTTCCAATATTTATTTTCAAGCAAAATGATCATATTGAAAATAATTCCATTGAGTGTACTGTTTGTTTGAGCATTCTTGAAAATGAAGAAACAGTTAGGACTTTGCCTAATTGTAAGCATATTTTTCATGCTGAGTGCATTGATAAATGGTTAGGGTCACATTCAACGTGCCCGATTTGTCGGACCGAAGCGGAGCCCTGGTTATTACCGGAGCCCCGAGAAGGCGTTGTAGGCCGTATACCGCCCTCAGCGCCGCCACATGACGGTGGCAATTCAAATACTATAGCTATAAATATGGAAGGGATGATTTTTTCGGATTGTGGATTAGCACAACCTTCATCATCAGCAGCAGCTAAAATTAGTGGATCAAGCTCGAGATTAGGCTCGTTTAGGAGGATGCTTAGCAGGGAGAAATCATCAAGAAGAATTCAAGTTCAATCTTGTGGTACAGAAGATGATGTAAATGATCTTGAGAGAGTTATTATAGTACATTAG